The Sporosarcina sp. Te-1 DNA window TCCTGTTTCAATCGAATTAATCCCAGCACGTATGATTTCCGCATTATAGGCTGCACTGTTCAACATGAGCGCAACCACGCCTGAAACGAAGAAACCAAGTGAGTGGCCAACAATACTTGGAATTAAGGCGGTATGAATTAAAAGAAGCTGGACTAATAACGGCGTGCCCCTGAAAAAATCCACATAATATTTCGCTGGGTAATACACCCATTTCCTCTTTGATAACTTTCCGAGTCCGACGAACAGTCCGAGGATAATCCCCCCTGCATAGCCCACAACCGTCAAACCCAGTGTAATCCAAAGCCCTCGAATAAACAGCTCCCGGTAGCTCCATATAGCGTCAAAACGAAAATCTAGGAAATCCATCCTCTTCACCTCCAAGATGCGGAATTATCACGACCGTTTGACGAAGTGTTTATTCCACATCAAAGCCAGTGATTTCTTTTAACTTGCCATTTTCTTTAATTTTCTTGATTCCGTCGTTCAAAATTTCAAGCACTTCTTTGTTCCCTTTTTTCACCATCAATCCGTAATATTCCTTTTCAAAACTGTCATCCTCAACCGTTTTCAACTTCACTTTCGGATTGTTCTTTTGGTAGTCAATCAATACTACGTTATCACCGACAGAAGCGTCCGCATTACCGTTGAGCATTTCACCGATTGCAAGAGGCATTGTTTCGGCTGCGACGATTTTAGAGCTCGTATTTCCAAGTAAATCCTTTACAACCATGTGACCCGTCGTATTAATTTGGACAGAAATCCGTTTGTCCTTTAAATCTTCAAAACTCTCCACGTCTGAATCTTGCGGCACGAGAATCAATTGATTGGCTATATAATACGGATCCGAGAAATCAAAGGATTGCTTTCTATCTTCATCAATTGTGATGGAAGAGACAGCTAAATCCACTTCCCCGCTATTGACTGCTGGAAAAAGCGGCTCCCATCCATAATTCCGAAATTCCACTTCCACACCCGCTGCCTCTGCCACCGCTTTGACTATATCGATATCTATCCCTACAATATTACCTTTTTCGTCCATATACTCCATTGGTGCATAAGTTGCATCAGTACCTACAATCAGTTTCTTTTTGCCTCCTGCTTCCGCCTCACTGTTTCCATCGCTCGAAGAACCATTTTTACTAACCGTACCGCAACCGACCAATATCACGGCAATAACTAGCACAGCAAAGCGCACCAACCATTTCATCTTGTTCACACCCAACATGCCGACTCCCCCCTATATTCTACAAATTTACTAAAAATCAGAATACTTGAATCGATTATATATGAAAACGCTTTCCATAACAACAGAATATTTTTAATTATTGAATATCCAGATATATAAAAAAAGCTTGCTTCCCTAAGGAAAACAAGCTTTTTGGATTAAAATATATCAGTGACCAGGCGTACTATCGGTCTTACCATCCAGACCAAAAGACGGATCGGCAAGAATAATAACTCAGGAACGAAGAATAGGAGATCCACCAGAAAATCGACAAATCGATACCGCTCATTTTTTTCTCGCTTCTCCAATTTTCGCCGCATCTTCAAACGCCAATCCCTCATTTCTTATTGGAAGATAGGTAATGTGACAACAATCATCAGCAAAAAGATGATCGAAATGTAATTTACAGAATAAAGGAACATAATATAAGCCCACTTCATATCATCTTTGGCAAAAAAGCCTTGAATGGAAACTGCCAGATAACCAAGGTTCATCAATGTAGCCAATGCGACAAAGACCATACCAAGAGATCCCAGGTAAAATGGCAGCGGCAGCAAGCATGCGATATAAACAAACATTTGCCGCTTCGTCATTTGAAATCCTCGAACGACTGGAAGCATGGCGACGTTGGCCGCTTTGTATTCATCATATTTCCGCATGGCGATCGCAAAAGTATGCGGCATCTGCCATATGAACAAAATGAGGAACAACATAATCGGCACAATATGATAAGCAGGAGCCAAAGCAGCCCAACCGATCATCGGCGTTACAGCGCCAGAAAGACTGCCGATCACCGTGTTTAATGTATATTTTCTCTTGGACCACATTGTATACAGGACAACATACGTAAACCAGCCAATGAAACCCCAAACGGCCGCTTCAAATGTCGTGAAAAATAGCATGGCCATTCCGACTGCGGACATAGAAATTCCAATCATAAGAACAGTTCGTAGTGGAATATTCCCTGTGACTGTCGGCCGTTTTTGTGTCCTTTTCATAACAGTATCAATATCAACGTCATACCAGTTGTTAATAACGAGCGCTCCGCCCATTAAAATCGTGCTTCCTATAATCGTAAGCCAGAAGAGTTTTC harbors:
- a CDS encoding basic amino acid ABC transporter substrate-binding protein — translated: MLGVNKMKWLVRFAVLVIAVILVGCGTVSKNGSSSDGNSEAEAGGKKKLIVGTDATYAPMEYMDEKGNIVGIDIDIVKAVAEAAGVEVEFRNYGWEPLFPAVNSGEVDLAVSSITIDEDRKQSFDFSDPYYIANQLILVPQDSDVESFEDLKDKRISVQINTTGHMVVKDLLGNTSSKIVAAETMPLAIGEMLNGNADASVGDNVVLIDYQKNNPKVKLKTVEDDSFEKEYYGLMVKKGNKEVLEILNDGIKKIKENGKLKEITGFDVE
- a CDS encoding amino acid ABC transporter permease codes for the protein MDFLDFRFDAIWSYRELFIRGLWITLGLTVVGYAGGIILGLFVGLGKLSKRKWVYYPAKYYVDFFRGTPLLVQLLLIHTALIPSIVGHSLGFFVSGVVALMLNSAAYNAEIIRAGINSIETGQMEAARSLGMPHKTAMRLIILPQALRRMIPPFGNELIALMKDSSLVSMIAGSELLYAGKVVAGATLRPWEPYLTVAVLYLLLTFIFGKLISYVEKRFSNSYVPSPRKQRLSFGRTQAGG
- the cyoE gene encoding heme o synthase, with the translated sequence MTRQMDISLREEQEATSGQERSGTLIADLKSLFKAPVLIANALPVFVGFWLALYFTDQTLWANGKLFWLTIIGSTILMGGALVINNWYDVDIDTVMKRTQKRPTVTGNIPLRTVLMIGISMSAVGMAMLFFTTFEAAVWGFIGWFTYVVLYTMWSKRKYTLNTVIGSLSGAVTPMIGWAALAPAYHIVPIMLFLILFIWQMPHTFAIAMRKYDEYKAANVAMLPVVRGFQMTKRQMFVYIACLLPLPFYLGSLGMVFVALATLMNLGYLAVSIQGFFAKDDMKWAYIMFLYSVNYISIIFLLMIVVTLPIFQ